A section of the Candidatus Methylacidiphilales bacterium genome encodes:
- a CDS encoding DUF4279 domain-containing protein, whose amino-acid sequence MARLHKSIVTLRIAGDLLVPDEITRLLGVSPTNSQTKGQELIGLKTGKVRIAKSGMWRLCASDREPEDMDDQINEILSRMTTDLAVWRNITERFEVDLFCGLFMGSGNEGLTISSQSLAALGMRGIEIGLDIYAGDDEQESIPAINKKETVTASKKGKHK is encoded by the coding sequence ATGGCCCGGTTGCATAAGTCCATCGTAACGCTGCGCATCGCTGGCGATCTCCTCGTTCCGGATGAGATTACGAGACTGCTTGGAGTTTCACCTACCAACAGCCAAACGAAAGGACAGGAACTTATAGGCCTTAAGACTGGCAAAGTAAGGATTGCGAAAAGCGGCATGTGGCGACTCTGCGCATCTGACCGTGAACCTGAGGACATGGACGATCAGATTAATGAGATATTGAGTCGAATGACAACCGATCTTGCAGTTTGGCGAAACATCACCGAAAGGTTTGAGGTTGATTTGTTTTGCGGATTGTTCATGGGTAGCGGAAATGAGGGGCTCACGATTTCCTCGCAATCACTTGCCGCATTGGGCATGCGAGGCATAGAGATCGGTTTGGACATTTATGCTGGGGATGATGAGCAAGAGTCAATACCTGCCATTAACAAAAAAGAAACTGTAACCGCCTCCAAAAAGGGAAAACACAAATGA
- a CDS encoding extracellular solute-binding protein, translated as MISPFTSHIIRKTTKTMSLARHTPAFSLTAILLLLIAATPCHAENELIIVSPHWEGVREEFGHAFERDYQSRTGHPIKVRWRDLGGTSQIEKVIDASFKATPGSAQVDIFFGGGLDPYESQKAKGHLDSCRLPEEILKNIPPSVGGFPIIDPDYTFYGAALSSFGILENKRVVALTGLPAVSTWEDLCRPELMGWVSSSDPRKSGAIHMIYEIILQAYGWEKGWAVIYQMSGNVRSFLQNSSAPTKEVSTGDAAYAITIDINGMTQQAWLGKENVEFKIPPGLSVINPDCIALLKGAPNPDAARDFIAFVMSEKGQSLWMKPTGSPGGPAKFNISRMGVWPSFYEQDLGGLLVPLNPFKINYPFRYQTIKGAKRWGVLNDLIGQSIIDVHSRLRSAWQALCRVPENKRGPLLKKFSEPLVSEAEAAEFSNFWREDPVRARRLANDWMERAVDRYCTIEKEAKKLSADSSRLSAIKQ; from the coding sequence GTGATTTCCCCCTTCACTTCCCACATCATCCGCAAAACAACCAAGACGATGTCACTGGCCCGGCATACTCCAGCTTTCAGCCTTACCGCAATCCTTCTCCTCCTGATTGCGGCTACGCCCTGCCATGCCGAAAACGAACTCATCATCGTCTCCCCCCACTGGGAGGGCGTCCGCGAGGAATTCGGACATGCCTTTGAACGGGATTATCAGTCCCGCACAGGACATCCCATCAAAGTGCGCTGGCGCGACCTCGGCGGCACTTCGCAAATCGAAAAGGTCATCGACGCCAGCTTCAAAGCCACGCCCGGTTCTGCCCAGGTCGATATCTTCTTCGGCGGCGGCCTGGATCCCTACGAGAGCCAAAAAGCCAAGGGACATCTTGATTCCTGCCGGCTTCCCGAAGAGATCCTCAAAAACATCCCGCCCTCAGTCGGCGGATTCCCGATCATCGATCCCGATTACACTTTCTATGGTGCCGCGCTGTCTTCCTTCGGCATCCTTGAAAACAAGCGGGTCGTCGCCCTTACGGGATTGCCCGCAGTCAGCACCTGGGAAGACCTCTGCCGTCCGGAATTAATGGGCTGGGTCAGCTCCAGCGATCCGCGCAAAAGCGGCGCCATCCACATGATTTATGAAATCATCCTCCAGGCCTATGGCTGGGAAAAGGGTTGGGCGGTGATTTATCAAATGAGCGGCAATGTCAGGTCTTTTCTCCAAAACAGTTCCGCTCCAACGAAGGAAGTCTCCACCGGCGACGCCGCCTACGCCATTACGATCGACATCAACGGCATGACCCAACAAGCCTGGCTCGGAAAGGAAAATGTCGAATTCAAAATCCCACCCGGCCTCTCCGTCATCAATCCCGATTGCATCGCCCTCCTGAAAGGCGCTCCCAACCCCGATGCCGCAAGGGACTTTATCGCTTTTGTTATGTCAGAAAAAGGGCAGTCCCTCTGGATGAAACCCACCGGCTCCCCCGGCGGTCCGGCCAAATTCAACATTTCACGCATGGGAGTCTGGCCCTCGTTTTATGAACAGGATCTCGGCGGTTTGCTCGTGCCGCTCAACCCATTCAAAATCAATTACCCCTTCCGATACCAAACCATCAAAGGCGCGAAACGCTGGGGCGTGCTGAACGACCTGATCGGACAAAGCATCATCGACGTCCATTCCCGCCTCCGCTCCGCATGGCAGGCCCTTTGCCGGGTCCCTGAAAACAAACGCGGCCCTCTTCTAAAAAAGTTTTCCGAACCGCTCGTGTCGGAAGCCGAAGCTGCTGAATTCTCGAATTTCTGGCGCGAGGACCCGGTTCGCGCCCGCCGCCTGGCCAACGACTGGATGGAACGGGCGGTGGACAGATACTGTACGATTGAAAAAGAAGCGAAAAAGCTCTCTGCTGACAGCTCTCGGCTATCAGCTATCAAGCAATAG
- a CDS encoding ABC transporter ATP-binding protein: MDLILKNITKRFDSTLVVDHIDLEIASGELFFLLGPSGCGKTTILRMLAGFCDPDEGSIWFDTRTVNNVPPQDRNTALVFQNYAIWPHMTVFENVAYGLRVRKLPEATIRSRVEATLDKIKMLHLSERKPASLSGGQQQRVALARAIVVDPQLLLFDEPLSNLDAKLRLEIRGEIKKLHAGLKTTSVYVTHDQEEALAMADRIAVMNAGQIQQVGTPYEIYNKPVNPFVASFIGEINILPPTSLLALKLGSRGKEQLAFRPEKVETSPRGIPVTVVTSSCLGSRNEMVLKTAHGGEIKAWLPEYFRAGTTIKIQIRKENILRFKV, from the coding sequence ATGGACCTCATCCTGAAAAACATCACCAAGCGTTTTGATTCCACCCTTGTCGTGGATCATATCGATCTGGAAATCGCCTCCGGCGAACTGTTCTTTTTGCTTGGACCCTCCGGCTGCGGAAAAACCACCATCCTCCGCATGCTCGCGGGCTTTTGCGATCCGGATGAAGGCTCGATCTGGTTCGACACACGCACAGTCAACAATGTCCCTCCACAAGACCGGAACACGGCCCTCGTTTTTCAAAACTACGCAATCTGGCCGCACATGACGGTGTTTGAAAATGTCGCCTATGGCTTGCGCGTGCGCAAGCTGCCCGAAGCCACGATCCGGTCACGCGTTGAAGCCACTCTGGATAAAATCAAAATGCTGCATCTGTCCGAACGCAAACCCGCCTCCCTGTCCGGAGGACAACAACAGCGCGTCGCCCTCGCCCGCGCCATCGTCGTGGATCCCCAACTCCTGCTTTTCGATGAGCCTCTCTCCAATCTCGACGCCAAGCTCCGCCTCGAAATCCGGGGCGAAATCAAAAAGCTGCACGCCGGACTAAAGACGACGAGCGTCTATGTCACGCACGACCAGGAGGAAGCCCTCGCCATGGCGGACCGGATCGCCGTCATGAACGCGGGTCAAATCCAGCAAGTCGGAACACCTTACGAAATTTACAACAAACCGGTTAACCCGTTTGTCGCCTCGTTCATCGGCGAGATCAACATCCTTCCGCCAACCTCGCTTCTCGCCTTGAAGCTTGGTTCCCGTGGCAAGGAACAGTTGGCCTTCCGTCCGGAGAAAGTCGAAACATCCCCGCGCGGCATCCCGGTGACGGTCGTCACGTCCTCCTGTCTCGGGAGCAGAAACGAAATGGTGTTGAAAACCGCGCATGGCGGGGAAATCAAGGCCTGGCTTCCGGAATATTTCCGGGCTGGCACAACCATTAAAATCCAGATCCGGAAAGAAAATATTTTGCGCTTCAAGGTGTGA
- a CDS encoding pyridoxal phosphate-dependent aminotransferase produces METSERVNQLTPSLTLAVDSKAKALKAEGVDVIGFGAGEPDFDTPEHIKAAAMGSLDAGFTKYTPSSGIPELRTAISEKLKADNGLDYEPSQIIVTCGAKHACYNALLAVLNPGDEVLIPAPYWVSYPEMVKLAGGSPVIVPTSASNGYKLTPELFQEYTSPLTKIVILNTPGNPTGTVYTDNELAALAEVALDDDIYILSDEIYEKLVYDGAKHVSIASFSKEVYEQTLTINGFSKPYAMTGWRLGYVAAPKNVAKAIDSLQSHSTSNATSFAQKGALAAYKGPQDCVEEMLAEYTKRRHRVIELLDQIPKLKYVKPMGAFYFLIDISATGLNSVEFSEKLLEKEKVAVVPGLAFGDDKTIRISYATSMENIEQGIARIKKFVG; encoded by the coding sequence ATGGAAACCTCAGAACGAGTTAATCAATTGACGCCTTCTCTGACCCTTGCGGTGGATTCCAAGGCGAAAGCACTGAAAGCCGAAGGCGTGGATGTGATCGGCTTTGGCGCCGGAGAACCCGATTTCGACACCCCCGAACACATCAAAGCCGCCGCCATGGGCTCGTTGGATGCGGGCTTTACCAAATACACCCCTTCCTCCGGTATTCCCGAACTGCGCACCGCCATCAGCGAAAAACTGAAGGCTGACAATGGCCTGGATTACGAACCGAGCCAGATTATCGTCACCTGCGGCGCCAAACACGCCTGCTACAATGCGTTGCTGGCCGTACTGAATCCCGGCGACGAAGTTCTGATCCCGGCCCCTTACTGGGTCAGTTACCCGGAAATGGTCAAGCTGGCAGGCGGATCACCTGTCATTGTCCCAACCTCCGCAAGCAACGGATACAAACTCACCCCGGAACTTTTCCAGGAATACACCAGCCCTCTGACCAAAATCGTGATCCTCAACACCCCCGGCAACCCCACCGGCACGGTTTATACCGACAACGAACTGGCCGCGCTGGCTGAGGTCGCCCTCGACGACGACATCTACATCCTCTCGGATGAAATTTACGAGAAATTGGTCTATGACGGGGCGAAACATGTTTCCATCGCCAGCTTCAGCAAGGAAGTGTACGAGCAAACCCTCACCATCAACGGTTTCAGCAAGCCCTACGCGATGACCGGCTGGCGCCTGGGTTATGTGGCCGCGCCGAAGAACGTGGCCAAAGCCATTGACTCCCTCCAAAGCCATTCCACTTCCAATGCGACTTCGTTTGCCCAAAAGGGCGCTCTTGCCGCCTACAAAGGCCCGCAGGATTGCGTCGAAGAAATGCTGGCCGAATACACCAAACGCCGCCACCGCGTGATCGAGCTGCTCGATCAAATTCCCAAGCTCAAGTATGTCAAACCGATGGGCGCGTTTTATTTCCTCATCGACATCTCGGCCACCGGCCTCAACTCGGTCGAGTTTTCCGAAAAACTGCTCGAAAAAGAAAAAGTGGCCGTGGTCCCCGGCCTCGCCTTCGGCGACGACAAGACCATCCGCATTTCCTACGCCACCAGCATGGAAAACATCGAGCAGGGGATCGCGCGAATCAAAAAGTTCGTCGGTTGA